The Chryseolinea soli nucleotide sequence CCCGTGCCCCTTGCCTTTGCACTTTCCTCCATCGTTGCCGCGATGTGCGGGGCCAGGTGGAGATGTTCGGTAGTGGCTTGTTGAATGCTGAAATTTTGATGACTACTGTCTTCGTCCATTTTGGTGTGATCCGGTTATTTGTACGTGTCCTAAGCAACATCCATACCATACGACGCCCTTGCGCTATTTGCCCAGGTCCGGCTTTGGGTGCCCTTTGATTTCCGGAAACACCCTACGGATTCCGTAGGGTACACGCCGAGCACGATTTTATTAAGTAGCTGTAATTGAATCCCTTAACACTTCCGGCATTCGTGTTGCCCAGAGGGGTGTAAATCATTCATAAAATTATATGATAACCGAACGAATAGCCCTGGTAATGCTGGACGGCGAAGTTCCCGAAAGGAAAGACGACCCTCATTACACACGGCAGTTTTACAAATCGATCCAGGCCTTTGCCAACGCTTCGCTGAAGCTGTGCGAAGAAGGTAAGTTCAAAAAGCTCGAACAGTTTTTGAAAGTCGCCTTTCGCCTTTTTAAGGAAGGAAACGAGACTGTGAAAAACGGCATCGTGGACATCTACCTGTACACGCTTTCTCACTCACTCGACCAACAACCCAATGCGCGGAAGTGGATTGAGCCCTTTATGCCGGGTGAGCTGCGGATTACCTATGCGCAGTTGCACCACGCTTCGAGCCTCTAATTTTTGAAATTCTACTATACCAAATCTATAAAACAGTATGCTAACCATCATCTATCTCGCGTCGCTCCTGTTGTGCTTCTGGCTCTTCTTTAAATCAGTGGACTATTTCGAAAAAATATAAAACGCACCACCATGATCATTGCACTCTTCATCGTATCCATAGCCGTGTTTTGCTACCTGCTATATGTCTTGATAAAACCGGAAAAATTTTAAATGCCGAATCGTATGAACACAGAAATCACAGGCATCATCTTCACCTTCCTCATCACGGTGGCCCTGGCCTACCCTTTGGGAAAATACATCGCCAAAGTCTTTGGCGGCGAGCGCACCTTCACCGATTTTATGAATCCGTTGGAGCGCTTTATTTATCGCATTTGTGGAATCGATCCAAAAGAAAGCATGGACTGGAAACAGTTTCTTAAAGCCATGCTGACCATCAACATGGTGTGGCTGTTTTATGCCTTCTTCATGTTGATGTACCAGGACAAGTTGCCGCTCAACCCCGATGGCAATCCCGGGCAAACACCGGATCTGGCCTTCAACACCGCCATCAGCTTTTTGGTGAACTGCAACCTCCAACACTATTCCGGTGAGTCAGGTCTTACGTATCTGACACAATTACTGGTGATCACCTTTCTTCAGTTTGTGAGCGCCGCCACCGGCATCGCCTGCCTGGTGGCCCTGTTCAACGGGCTGAAGCAAAAGACCACAAACAATCTTGGAAACTTCTGGGACATCTTCGTGAAGACGAATACCCGCATCCTGATCCCCCTTTGTATCGTGGTAGCCACATTGCTCGCCTTCAACGGCAGCCCGACAAGCTTCGACGGCAAGGACACCATCACCACAATGCAGGGTGACACCGTGCAGGTTTCGCGCGGACCTGCGGCCGGCATGATCGCCATCAAGCACGTGGGTACCAATGGAGGCGGATGGTTTGGTGCCAATTCGGCTCACCCGCTGGAGAATCCCAACTACTTCACCAACATCCTGGAGATGGTGGCGCAGGTGATCATCCCCGTGGCCATGCTCTTCGCACTGGGCTTTTACATTCGCAGGAAAAAATTTGCTTACGTGATCTTCCTGGTCATGACCGTGGGCATGTTGTGCTTGCTGATCCCGACAGTGATCACGGAGCTGCACGGCAACCCGGCCATCGCGCAAATGGGTGTTTCGCAAAGCACCGGGGCGATGGAAGGAAAAGAGGTTCGATTCGGCCCGGCCGCGTCTGCGTACTGGAGCATAGTAACCACGATCATTTCAACGGGCTCCGTGAACTCGATGCACGACAGTTCGATGCCGCTCTCGGGCATGATGCAATTATTGGGCATGATGGTAAATGGATTTTACGGTGGTTGTGGTGTGGGTATACTCAACTATTACATTTACATCATCATTGCCGT carries:
- the kdpA gene encoding potassium-transporting ATPase subunit KdpA — its product is MNTEITGIIFTFLITVALAYPLGKYIAKVFGGERTFTDFMNPLERFIYRICGIDPKESMDWKQFLKAMLTINMVWLFYAFFMLMYQDKLPLNPDGNPGQTPDLAFNTAISFLVNCNLQHYSGESGLTYLTQLLVITFLQFVSAATGIACLVALFNGLKQKTTNNLGNFWDIFVKTNTRILIPLCIVVATLLAFNGSPTSFDGKDTITTMQGDTVQVSRGPAAGMIAIKHVGTNGGGWFGANSAHPLENPNYFTNILEMVAQVIIPVAMLFALGFYIRRKKFAYVIFLVMTVGMLCLLIPTVITELHGNPAIAQMGVSQSTGAMEGKEVRFGPAASAYWSIVTTIISTGSVNSMHDSSMPLSGMMQLLGMMVNGFYGGCGVGILNYYIYIIIAVFISGLMVGRTPEFMGHKVEAREVKIAMIVTLFTALITKGFTALAAYMVAHHPDIAWAVKPSGWLNNPSYHGFSEMLYEYTSANANNGSGFEGLGDNNIFWNVTSGFALILGRFIPIIGPVAIAGLLANKKFIPESGGTLPTDSLTFGMMTFAVIIIVTALSYFPPLALGPLAEYFSL
- a CDS encoding DUF7674 family protein, which codes for MITERIALVMLDGEVPERKDDPHYTRQFYKSIQAFANASLKLCEEGKFKKLEQFLKVAFRLFKEGNETVKNGIVDIYLYTLSHSLDQQPNARKWIEPFMPGELRITYAQLHHASSL
- the kdpF gene encoding K(+)-transporting ATPase subunit F, whose amino-acid sequence is MIIALFIVSIAVFCYLLYVLIKPEKF